A part of Cupriavidus sp. D39 genomic DNA contains:
- a CDS encoding DUF2971 domain-containing protein, giving the protein MRLYYLTAEQWAKKVIQERRVKISRFDDLNDPFELLSHHLPTRDHRRVAKILREHLASQRGVICFSTNWANPVMWAHYGHKHYGMCLGFDVPDELAMQINYEPERLNFDIDLSKSNGGLSADSVKTMLLTKFEAWRYESEYRVMAELKEQDADGHYYVDFGETLTLREVIIGVRCETPQKEIASWIGDIGHDVEIRKARLAFKQFKVVEQRMLPAILAGSVR; this is encoded by the coding sequence ATGCGACTTTACTATTTGACTGCAGAGCAGTGGGCGAAGAAAGTCATTCAAGAACGCCGCGTGAAGATCTCGCGGTTTGATGATCTGAATGATCCATTCGAGCTGCTTTCGCATCATCTTCCAACTAGGGACCACCGCAGGGTCGCAAAGATTCTGCGCGAGCATTTGGCTAGTCAGCGCGGCGTGATTTGCTTTTCAACGAATTGGGCGAATCCTGTCATGTGGGCGCACTACGGTCACAAACACTACGGGATGTGTCTCGGATTCGATGTGCCCGATGAACTCGCGATGCAGATTAACTATGAACCGGAGCGCCTTAACTTCGACATCGATTTGTCAAAGTCAAACGGGGGCTTGAGCGCTGACTCCGTCAAGACCATGCTTCTGACGAAGTTCGAAGCGTGGCGTTACGAAAGTGAATACCGGGTGATGGCGGAGCTCAAGGAGCAGGACGCAGACGGCCACTATTACGTGGATTTCGGTGAAACATTGACGCTGCGCGAGGTTATCATCGGCGTTCGATGTGAAACGCCGCAAAAAGAGATTGCTTCATGGATCGGGGATATCGGCCACGATGTCGAAATCCGCAAGGCACGCCTCGCGTTCAAGCAGTTTAAGGTCGTCGAGCAGAGAATGCTGCCTGCGATTCTGGCGGGAAGCGTGCGTTGA
- a CDS encoding TrbG/VirB9 family P-type conjugative transfer protein, protein MSKHLLYAAVALLISGPVSAAPTDPFDFDYQVVAKASDRPAMIFNDGSSTYIQPRAGQQIVAVGGQQSGPYIVLDGVPDVVRYTTNGSEVVARWTRANGFTGEPANPAGELPRGFSGFSGRIALIGNHSGLALVRQSDTTMPLAPLIKTLAPAGWTGSAQKDIALSQEIRFATRAGENWVQSLERLLAQRDLYAELDFERRNIALRATAPKSLAVAGTGAASPAGLAPVNAAPQMMAASTIATLVAEAAGGTAEGDGSALGDAFDAQAIRDTKAGRIEIRFEKKPTGLVVRRDGGEELDTTWNEDERVLSFRTADRFTVSGGGKSVEVARVPGIAYLFPQDNAAGLERVFEKDGATYLSFRQSLVQVSVFDESNRSNGEHKDRYYKYNGISARLTVMADGKAVTVNRQPEVRFYERAAAL, encoded by the coding sequence ATGAGCAAGCATCTTCTTTACGCCGCCGTCGCCCTCTTGATCAGCGGACCGGTATCCGCCGCGCCGACCGATCCGTTCGACTTCGACTACCAGGTCGTGGCCAAGGCAAGCGACCGGCCGGCGATGATTTTCAACGACGGCAGTAGCACCTACATCCAGCCTCGCGCTGGACAGCAGATTGTTGCGGTAGGTGGGCAGCAATCTGGTCCGTATATCGTGCTGGATGGCGTGCCTGATGTCGTGCGCTACACAACGAACGGAAGCGAGGTGGTTGCGCGCTGGACGCGAGCCAACGGGTTCACGGGCGAGCCCGCGAATCCTGCCGGCGAATTGCCGCGCGGCTTCAGCGGCTTTAGCGGGCGCATTGCGCTGATTGGCAATCACAGTGGACTCGCGCTGGTGCGCCAGAGCGACACGACGATGCCGCTTGCGCCGTTGATCAAGACCCTCGCCCCGGCAGGCTGGACCGGATCGGCGCAGAAGGATATCGCCCTGAGCCAGGAGATCCGCTTCGCCACGCGCGCTGGCGAGAACTGGGTGCAATCGCTTGAGCGCCTGCTGGCGCAGCGTGACCTGTACGCAGAACTGGATTTCGAGCGTCGGAACATTGCGCTACGGGCGACGGCGCCAAAGTCTCTGGCCGTCGCCGGTACGGGTGCGGCGTCTCCTGCCGGGTTGGCGCCGGTCAATGCTGCCCCACAGATGATGGCAGCTTCGACGATCGCGACCTTGGTGGCAGAGGCGGCTGGCGGCACAGCCGAAGGAGATGGCTCTGCCCTGGGCGATGCGTTCGACGCGCAAGCCATCCGTGACACCAAGGCCGGCCGAATCGAGATCCGCTTCGAGAAGAAGCCGACCGGTCTGGTGGTGCGCCGTGATGGCGGCGAGGAACTGGATACGACCTGGAACGAGGACGAAAGGGTGCTGTCTTTCCGCACCGCGGATCGCTTCACGGTCAGCGGCGGCGGCAAGTCGGTTGAGGTCGCCCGGGTGCCGGGGATCGCCTATCTCTTCCCCCAAGACAACGCGGCTGGGCTGGAGCGCGTCTTCGAGAAGGATGGCGCAACCTATCTGAGCTTCCGCCAGTCGTTGGTTCAGGTCTCCGTCTTCGACGAGAGCAACCGCTCCAATGGGGAGCACAAGGACCGGTATTACAAATACAACGGGATTAGCGCTCGCCTGACGGTGATGGCGGACGGTAAGGCGGTCACGGTGAACAGGCAGCCGGAGGTTCGGTTCTATGAACGGGCGGCGGCGCTATGA
- a CDS encoding SMEK domain-containing protein: MNSNQALADRLAIYLAAYKHYVEIKSKARLLDVAIFGESFARDLAEIVFDYKDLVNLNLETNFPAVDLGSAAAGCAIQVTITSSTTKIVETQRKFFEHRLDCTYSRLKFIILTDKQKTYESQQIIRAHGAFSFDPDQDIYDLGDLFKILVAAADPAKFNAFYRRLEIELGSAIRPYLLGADQPGQHLRDLFDAHDVRTTEAVQALKPFGMTRAIYANNMSIAEVCSRDLIQYVAEQFWVSGEWIDGTYAHIYNGGPGAEKGTDWRRSLRGAYELVKHASSNGERLGLIIPAGLSLRDMEAFEDVVDHNARDYEHFFLIARKTNDFFVDSFRLVISDPLRYRGCRDGIFLLFVAAEIYEIETREKTYINVYEAPRAQLLSCDMGDKFLVDLYRSSQLIRNHKDFVYSEEGVLKATQELPSRLAPLLQANLTEFVDRHSSSLPAAIVFP; the protein is encoded by the coding sequence ATGAATTCGAATCAAGCTCTTGCCGATCGCCTTGCGATCTACCTTGCCGCCTATAAGCACTACGTGGAGATCAAGTCGAAGGCACGGCTGCTGGACGTCGCCATCTTCGGTGAGTCCTTTGCCAGGGATCTCGCGGAGATCGTCTTCGACTACAAGGACCTAGTCAACCTGAACCTCGAAACTAACTTTCCCGCCGTCGATCTTGGTTCGGCAGCCGCGGGCTGCGCGATTCAGGTCACGATCACGTCGAGCACGACCAAAATCGTCGAGACCCAGCGGAAGTTCTTTGAGCACCGCCTGGATTGTACTTACTCCCGGCTGAAGTTCATAATCCTCACAGACAAGCAGAAGACTTACGAAAGCCAGCAGATCATCCGGGCGCATGGTGCCTTCAGCTTCGATCCTGACCAGGACATCTACGACCTGGGGGACCTGTTCAAGATCCTAGTAGCTGCAGCCGATCCGGCCAAGTTCAATGCCTTCTACAGGAGGTTGGAGATCGAACTCGGATCGGCCATCCGGCCCTACCTACTGGGCGCCGATCAGCCTGGACAGCACCTGCGCGACCTCTTCGACGCGCACGATGTCAGGACCACCGAGGCGGTGCAGGCACTCAAGCCGTTTGGCATGACCCGCGCGATCTATGCGAACAACATGAGCATCGCCGAGGTGTGCAGCAGGGACCTAATCCAGTACGTCGCCGAACAGTTTTGGGTCAGCGGCGAGTGGATCGACGGCACCTACGCGCATATCTACAACGGCGGTCCGGGCGCGGAGAAGGGAACCGACTGGCGGCGCAGCCTGCGAGGCGCATATGAACTCGTCAAGCACGCCAGCTCGAACGGAGAGAGGCTGGGCCTGATCATCCCGGCCGGGCTCAGCCTGCGCGATATGGAAGCCTTCGAAGACGTCGTGGATCACAATGCGCGTGACTACGAGCACTTCTTCCTGATTGCCCGGAAGACGAATGACTTCTTCGTCGATAGCTTTCGCCTTGTCATCAGCGATCCGCTGAGATACCGGGGCTGCCGTGACGGCATCTTCCTGCTCTTCGTGGCGGCGGAGATCTACGAAATCGAAACGCGAGAGAAGACGTACATCAATGTGTATGAGGCGCCACGAGCGCAGTTACTGAGCTGCGACATGGGCGACAAGTTTCTCGTGGACCTCTATCGCTCCAGTCAGTTGATCCGCAACCATAAGGATTTTGTCTATAGCGAGGAGGGGGTACTGAAAGCAACCCAGGAGTTACCGAGCCGCCTCGCTCCCTTGCTGCAGGCGAATCTGACCGAGTTCGTCGACCGGCATTCATCCTCCCTCCCGGCTGCCATAGTGTTCCCTTGA
- a CDS encoding TrbI/VirB10 family protein — MKQPVTDVSDAKTRLTSGKVPRNIVTTLGVVAAVAVGTLGYFYQSGMESDQAKEAEAKKAKKLQERTSSPDSGGLDQLIRQQQEEARRQAALQAASATKAEPASKAPVMTAKDFVQPPATPATGELAKANDTDTVMSSPIFKQDGGRMRRDAGKRQPDLAGVVDPAQMRSQQQVAAGGMDGVGGLGGMGGVGPGGGDTAPVSSDKQFLRGAAATTFTRTGFAGKLAPCTVSQGFVIPATFVGGLNSDKPGEFRATVTNDVYDTVNGTCKAIPAGSTLVGTYSSDIGIGQERILAAFTRMQLPNGKWVPLLGMGGADPNGYAGISGDVNNHFFKIFSGALIIGVLEQRFNNTATATTATPGGITTYGNTAGQVAAQTAQTILNRNQNIRPTITTKPGQKMMVQVKHDIVLEPYRD; from the coding sequence GTGAAGCAGCCCGTGACTGACGTTTCCGACGCGAAGACGCGCCTGACCAGCGGCAAGGTGCCGCGCAACATCGTCACCACCCTCGGCGTGGTGGCGGCGGTGGCGGTGGGTACGCTCGGCTATTTCTACCAGAGCGGCATGGAGTCGGACCAGGCTAAGGAGGCCGAAGCGAAAAAGGCCAAGAAGCTGCAGGAGCGCACCAGCAGCCCCGACAGCGGCGGACTGGACCAACTCATCCGCCAGCAGCAGGAGGAAGCGCGCAGGCAGGCGGCACTGCAGGCGGCGTCGGCCACCAAGGCCGAGCCGGCAAGCAAGGCCCCAGTCATGACGGCAAAGGATTTCGTGCAGCCGCCCGCGACTCCGGCCACCGGTGAGCTGGCCAAGGCGAATGACACGGATACTGTCATGTCCTCGCCGATCTTCAAGCAGGACGGCGGCCGCATGCGCCGGGACGCAGGCAAGCGCCAGCCTGATCTTGCCGGCGTTGTCGACCCGGCCCAGATGCGAAGCCAGCAGCAGGTCGCCGCGGGAGGCATGGACGGCGTCGGCGGCTTGGGTGGCATGGGCGGGGTTGGACCGGGCGGCGGCGACACCGCGCCCGTGTCGAGCGACAAGCAGTTCCTGCGCGGGGCCGCGGCCACGACCTTCACCCGCACCGGGTTCGCCGGCAAGCTCGCGCCGTGCACGGTGAGCCAGGGGTTCGTGATTCCCGCTACGTTCGTCGGCGGCCTCAACTCGGACAAGCCCGGCGAATTTCGCGCCACCGTCACGAACGACGTCTACGACACGGTCAACGGCACTTGCAAAGCCATTCCGGCAGGCTCGACGCTGGTTGGTACATACAGCAGCGACATCGGCATCGGGCAGGAGCGCATTCTGGCGGCATTCACCCGGATGCAACTGCCTAACGGCAAGTGGGTACCGCTGCTTGGCATGGGCGGGGCCGATCCAAACGGCTATGCGGGCATCAGTGGCGACGTCAACAATCACTTTTTCAAGATCTTCTCGGGGGCCCTGATCATCGGCGTGCTGGAGCAGCGCTTTAACAATACTGCAACCGCAACGACGGCCACTCCGGGAGGTATCACGACCTACGGCAATACCGCGGGCCAGGTCGCCGCGCAGACGGCGCAGACGATCCTGAACCGCAACCAGAACATCCGCCCGACGATTACTACGAAGCCGGGCCAGAAGATGATGGTGCAGGTCAAGCACGACATCGTCCTGGAGCCCTACCGTGATTAA
- a CDS encoding group II intron maturase-specific domain-containing protein, which yields MRPTLLGWIRYYGRFYRSALGQVPLALDATLVHWAQRKYKHLRGRKVRAAAWLRDVKSRQPGLFAHWAMETTVGR from the coding sequence ATCCGTCCGACGTTGCTTGGTTGGATTCGCTACTACGGTCGATTCTATCGGTCTGCGCTGGGGCAGGTGCCGCTTGCGCTTGATGCCACATTGGTCCACTGGGCGCAGCGGAAATACAAGCATCTCCGCGGCCGTAAGGTTCGTGCAGCGGCTTGGCTGAGGGACGTCAAGTCTCGGCAGCCAGGCTTATTTGCGCATTGGGCCATGGAGACCACGGTTGGACGATAG
- a CDS encoding ATPase, T2SS/T4P/T4SS family has translation MFSRVLPQQTSIRTRIDGEALVFRWASMQSATGHVTVMRMHREEAQSLEVDFVNDLGYFEQQAQLLDRNTMHLGGGTVLVGVVGSGKTTTAHAIMQRLPAWMNKMAIEDPVELLAKGTHHFSVSRTLDGANRDEDPFIAGKRQIKRMNPHFVMVGELRDHESAGLFRDVAGAGCAR, from the coding sequence GTGTTCAGCCGGGTTCTGCCGCAGCAGACCAGCATTCGCACGCGTATTGACGGGGAGGCACTGGTGTTCCGTTGGGCCTCGATGCAGAGCGCCACAGGCCATGTGACGGTCATGCGGATGCACCGCGAAGAAGCACAATCCCTGGAAGTGGACTTTGTCAACGACCTCGGTTACTTCGAGCAGCAGGCGCAGCTGCTCGACCGAAACACGATGCACCTCGGTGGCGGCACTGTTCTCGTTGGCGTGGTCGGCTCGGGCAAGACCACAACGGCCCACGCGATCATGCAGCGCTTGCCGGCCTGGATGAACAAGATGGCCATCGAGGATCCGGTGGAGCTGCTTGCCAAGGGCACGCACCACTTCTCGGTGTCGCGCACGCTCGACGGTGCGAACCGGGATGAAGATCCCTTCATTGCCGGGAAACGCCAGATCAAACGGATGAACCCGCATTTTGTGATGGTGGGCGAGCTCCGCGATCACGAGTCGGCCGGCCTGTTTCGGGACGTGGCGGGCGCGGGCTGCGCGCGCTGA
- a CDS encoding toxin co-regulated pilus biosynthesis Q family protein: MLHIHQMRRLSRAVLAMSALCACVAAHAAVPTASPFGIESTGNFEPAAPLKGDGWQRLPASKKGRSLAAVEPARSATSDIAPASVPPAPAASQLAAAPAGIAPLVVSAPAAPAAWTVSPADGTFRQLIEAWAPRAGWTVAPWELEKDVPIVGNDSIAGDFKAAVRRVLSSTEMTDYIIKPCFYSNNMVRVVKLTTKCDLTQ, translated from the coding sequence ATGCTTCACATTCATCAGATGCGCCGGTTGAGCCGGGCTGTCCTTGCCATGAGCGCGCTATGCGCGTGTGTTGCGGCCCACGCTGCGGTACCGACCGCGTCGCCCTTCGGTATCGAGTCAACCGGCAACTTCGAGCCGGCGGCGCCGCTCAAGGGCGATGGCTGGCAGCGTCTCCCCGCAAGCAAGAAGGGCAGGTCTCTCGCAGCGGTGGAGCCGGCAAGGTCGGCGACTAGCGACATAGCGCCCGCCTCCGTGCCTCCGGCGCCGGCCGCATCGCAACTCGCGGCAGCGCCGGCAGGCATCGCACCGCTCGTCGTGAGCGCGCCTGCTGCGCCCGCAGCCTGGACGGTGTCACCGGCTGACGGGACCTTTCGCCAGTTGATCGAGGCATGGGCGCCGCGGGCAGGATGGACGGTCGCGCCTTGGGAGTTGGAGAAGGACGTGCCAATCGTTGGCAATGATTCGATCGCGGGCGATTTCAAAGCGGCAGTACGGCGGGTCCTGTCTTCGACCGAGATGACCGACTACATCATCAAGCCGTGCTTCTACTCGAACAACATGGTGCGCGTGGTGAAGCTGACCACCAAGTGCGACCTGACCCAGTGA
- a CDS encoding LysR family transcriptional regulator, whose protein sequence is MNHFDWDNLRIFLAAARSQSALEASHTLKISQSTISRRIQRLERETGSKLFERSSQGLSLTSAGHRLLEHVEKLESTLSAVETSVFSDSVALTGEIRLGATEAFGTFFLAPHVGQFCGRHPAITVDILPMPRSLNLSKREADASVAIDRPSANSFVTCKLSDYRLLPYATPGYLAKHPPIRELEDLVSHRWIDYVDDLIFSSQQFSLQKWLPSSKPFLRSTSVIAQAQAVKAGLGIAVLPCFLGSVIEGVVPILSEQVDITRTFWLVAPPERREVARVKALWDYIREVAEANEDFLLGRTSTATWVT, encoded by the coding sequence ATGAATCACTTTGACTGGGATAACCTCAGAATCTTCTTAGCGGCCGCTCGCTCTCAGTCGGCGCTGGAAGCGTCTCACACGCTAAAGATCAGCCAGTCGACGATATCGCGGCGTATTCAGCGTCTCGAGCGTGAAACGGGATCAAAACTGTTCGAGCGCAGCTCTCAGGGGCTGAGCCTGACGAGCGCCGGCCATCGGCTCCTGGAGCATGTCGAAAAGCTGGAAAGCACCTTGTCCGCAGTCGAGACAAGCGTGTTCAGTGACAGCGTTGCCTTGACAGGCGAAATTCGGTTGGGAGCAACGGAGGCCTTCGGGACATTCTTTCTTGCCCCGCACGTTGGTCAGTTCTGCGGCAGACATCCCGCCATTACGGTCGACATCCTGCCGATGCCACGTTCGTTGAACCTCTCCAAGCGCGAAGCTGACGCCTCCGTAGCGATTGACCGCCCCAGTGCAAACAGCTTTGTCACCTGCAAGCTTTCCGACTATCGCTTGCTGCCATATGCCACGCCAGGATATTTGGCGAAGCATCCACCTATCCGGGAGTTAGAAGACCTTGTCAGCCATCGCTGGATTGATTACGTTGACGATCTGATCTTCTCGTCGCAGCAGTTCTCATTGCAAAAGTGGTTGCCGTCCAGCAAGCCATTCCTCCGAAGCACAAGCGTCATTGCACAAGCCCAGGCAGTGAAAGCCGGCTTAGGCATTGCCGTGCTGCCGTGCTTTCTGGGCAGCGTGATTGAGGGAGTGGTGCCGATTCTCTCCGAGCAGGTCGACATCACCAGAACGTTCTGGCTAGTTGCGCCGCCAGAGAGAAGAGAGGTTGCCCGGGTTAAGGCGCTGTGGGACTACATTCGTGAAGTAGCCGAAGCGAATGAGGACTTTTTACTAGGTCGCACGTCGACCGCAACATGGGTGACTTGA
- a CDS encoding lytic transglycosylase domain-containing protein, translating to MPLLAIGLALGATGSVMADCLDDAAVFHQVSPVLLRGIAQHESGMRAYAINRNTNGSEDIGLMQINTVHLPRLAKYGITRQSLFNPCVSAYIGAWILRENMERYGPTWDAVGAYNAASPDKRLRYINRIYSTLQRGVPANQAIR from the coding sequence ATGCCGCTTCTAGCTATCGGGCTTGCCCTGGGGGCGACGGGTTCCGTCATGGCGGACTGCCTGGACGATGCCGCCGTCTTCCATCAAGTGAGCCCAGTGTTGCTGCGCGGCATTGCGCAACACGAGTCGGGAATGCGCGCGTATGCGATCAATCGCAACACGAATGGCAGTGAAGACATTGGCCTGATGCAGATCAACACGGTGCACCTGCCCAGGCTTGCCAAGTACGGAATTACGCGGCAGTCGCTGTTCAATCCTTGCGTCAGTGCCTACATCGGTGCGTGGATTCTGCGCGAGAACATGGAGCGTTACGGGCCAACCTGGGATGCGGTGGGCGCGTACAACGCGGCCTCGCCGGATAAGCGCCTCAGGTACATCAACCGCATCTACAGCACGCTGCAGCGCGGCGTTCCGGCCAACCAAGCAATTAGATAA
- a CDS encoding transglycosylase SLT domain-containing protein, translating into MIKGAAAFLLVLAATGAGAQTVEAMVSPTTLIVRDSGGARIVSLPGKPVLYCGLDPFVGWSARLIGATLRMEPDQAPAVESHGRTMPLTALLARDGWLRPETLDEGAQVALVERRGGWACAPKAEAFAQMSARVDPRILASIAMSESAYRGRPWPWTLNVAGRGMYFATREDAHAAINQLVSEKRCNFDVGIMQINWCYHGQRFASSWDALAPATNIRVAEAILSENLQRSGSAMKAVAWYHSADPSRGGPYLARFMNHFKQMDSRAQ; encoded by the coding sequence GTGATTAAGGGTGCTGCCGCGTTCCTGTTGGTGCTGGCCGCGACGGGCGCCGGCGCGCAGACCGTCGAGGCAATGGTGAGCCCGACCACGCTGATCGTGCGCGACAGTGGCGGGGCGCGCATCGTCTCGCTGCCGGGAAAGCCTGTGCTCTATTGCGGGCTGGATCCGTTCGTGGGCTGGTCGGCGCGGTTGATTGGGGCGACGCTGCGCATGGAACCCGACCAGGCGCCGGCGGTCGAGTCGCACGGGCGGACCATGCCGCTCACGGCGCTGCTTGCACGCGACGGCTGGCTGCGCCCTGAGACGTTGGACGAGGGCGCCCAGGTGGCGCTGGTCGAGCGCCGTGGCGGCTGGGCGTGTGCACCGAAGGCGGAAGCCTTTGCGCAGATGAGCGCGCGCGTCGATCCGCGGATCCTGGCCAGCATCGCCATGAGTGAATCGGCGTATCGGGGCCGACCCTGGCCGTGGACCCTCAACGTGGCCGGTCGCGGCATGTACTTCGCCACTCGGGAAGATGCGCATGCCGCGATCAATCAACTGGTTTCTGAGAAGCGCTGCAATTTCGACGTTGGGATCATGCAGATCAACTGGTGTTACCACGGCCAGCGGTTCGCCTCGTCGTGGGACGCGCTGGCTCCGGCGACCAACATCCGCGTGGCCGAAGCCATCCTATCGGAGAACCTGCAACGCAGCGGCTCAGCGATGAAGGCGGTGGCGTGGTACCACAGCGCCGACCCGAGCCGCGGCGGGCCGTATCTGGCTCGATTCATGAACCACTTTAAGCAAATGGACAGCAGGGCCCAATGA
- a CDS encoding protein PilN, which produces MTGALYARMRRDRAAVEAEQEVSKPFLVGRAVPTARNVTLPLALRNNADTYVVFPERIMPLAVAGQRITMATGIPVKVESDVYLPANMLLPRSMAAQAGLQSRNQQGAGAVPQGMPALGQAPALGAPLPIGLVGGAGSMAQATPLVESALSVEFKNSEKMPLANMLDLIATRLGINWEYNASKGVIRFYRLTTKTWQLPMKAGTSSFTTEFKESARGSGGSSGGSAGQTAKIDGVVKSESKDINDIDGIKKSIEPAMSMVGSAEINAATGILTLRDTKEAVEAADEIVRRQIAIYSRMVYFKFQTVDFTVTDNGEAGMDWNAVLTKALERVPGFTFTALSPGSLVSPSAGTFGLGITSGGWNGTQAIVSALKQYGTVTTSVAVPLAMRNRHAAQYNNRREFAYVSATTPAASTVGGTGGTPGITTSTGTVGFKLTVFPDATSRDDVNLTLAFDQSALDGPIQTFTSGSGANQQSVQVPKTIAKGIPAQDLIVRNGQTVIVTAFDQTDTQMTHRTLGDLLPTIAGGSLTATKSRTFTLVLATVMIEDQGEAAAQ; this is translated from the coding sequence ATGACCGGAGCGCTCTATGCCCGGATGCGGCGCGACCGAGCGGCTGTCGAGGCAGAGCAAGAAGTCTCCAAGCCCTTCCTCGTCGGCAGAGCCGTTCCAACCGCGCGAAACGTTACCCTGCCGTTGGCACTGCGCAATAACGCCGACACTTACGTGGTTTTTCCCGAGCGCATCATGCCGCTGGCGGTAGCCGGGCAACGCATCACCATGGCGACCGGGATCCCGGTGAAGGTCGAATCGGATGTCTATCTACCAGCCAACATGTTGCTCCCGCGCAGCATGGCGGCGCAGGCCGGGCTGCAGTCACGTAATCAGCAGGGTGCGGGTGCGGTGCCGCAAGGCATGCCGGCGCTGGGCCAGGCCCCGGCACTCGGCGCACCGCTTCCGATCGGTCTCGTTGGCGGTGCGGGCAGCATGGCGCAGGCGACCCCGCTGGTGGAAAGCGCCTTGAGCGTGGAATTCAAGAACAGCGAGAAAATGCCGCTCGCCAACATGCTCGACCTGATTGCGACGCGCCTGGGGATCAACTGGGAGTACAACGCGTCGAAGGGCGTGATTCGCTTCTATCGCCTGACCACGAAGACGTGGCAGTTGCCCATGAAGGCGGGCACCAGTTCATTCACCACAGAATTCAAGGAAAGCGCGCGGGGTTCTGGCGGCAGTTCGGGTGGTAGCGCCGGTCAGACCGCCAAGATCGATGGTGTGGTGAAGTCGGAGAGCAAGGACATCAACGACATTGACGGCATCAAGAAGAGCATCGAGCCCGCTATGTCGATGGTGGGAAGCGCCGAGATTAACGCCGCCACCGGCATTCTGACGCTGCGTGATACCAAGGAAGCCGTCGAGGCAGCCGATGAGATCGTGCGCCGCCAGATTGCGATCTACTCCCGGATGGTCTACTTCAAGTTCCAGACGGTTGACTTCACGGTCACCGACAACGGCGAGGCCGGGATGGACTGGAATGCGGTCCTCACCAAGGCGCTCGAGCGCGTACCGGGGTTCACGTTCACCGCGCTCTCGCCGGGGTCCTTGGTCTCGCCCAGCGCCGGCACCTTCGGTCTGGGGATCACCTCGGGCGGATGGAATGGCACACAGGCGATCGTGTCGGCGCTGAAGCAGTACGGCACGGTCACGACGTCCGTTGCAGTGCCGCTGGCGATGCGTAACCGCCACGCTGCACAGTACAACAACCGCCGCGAGTTTGCCTATGTGTCAGCCACCACACCGGCGGCGTCTACGGTCGGCGGCACCGGCGGCACCCCAGGTATCACCACGTCCACGGGCACAGTCGGGTTCAAGCTCACGGTATTCCCGGATGCCACGTCGCGCGATGACGTCAACCTGACGCTGGCATTCGACCAGTCGGCGCTTGATGGTCCTATCCAGACGTTCACCTCAGGTAGCGGCGCGAATCAGCAGTCGGTCCAGGTGCCGAAGACGATCGCCAAGGGCATCCCGGCGCAGGACCTGATCGTGCGCAACGGCCAGACGGTGATCGTGACGGCGTTCGACCAGACCGATACGCAGATGACGCACCGCACGCTCGGGGATTTGCTCCCGACGATCGCCGGCGGTTCCCTGACGGCCACGAAGTCCCGCACCTTCACGTTGGTCCTGGCCACGGTGATGATCGAAGATCAGGGCGAGGCCGCGGCGCAATGA